One Thiocapsa bogorovii DNA segment encodes these proteins:
- a CDS encoding alanine/glycine:cation symporter family protein encodes MEVIADWVGTINGLVWGPPMLVLILGTGFFLMLGLRLMPILKLGYGFKMLWAGRHAQGEGNITPFNALMTSLAATIGTGNIAGVATAIAIGGPGALFWMWCTALVGMATKYAEGVLAVKYREVDEKGNYVGGPMYYIKNGLGRRWLWLGTAFAIFGGLAGFGIGNMVQANSVSHALNGTFAIPELWSGIAMAVLVGLVLIGGIRWIAQVAGKLVPFMAIAYVVGGLVVLAFNVDQIPQAIYQIVLHAFSPTAAAGGFAGATLMLGIQMGVARGIFSNEAGLGSAPIAHAAAQSHDPIQQGTVAMLGTFIDTIIICTITGLVIMVTGVWTSGETGAGLSSAAFSAGLPSVGGYIVTLGLALFAFTTILGWSVYGERCVEYLLGIHAIVPFRLVWVAVIPVGAMLELDFIWLVADTLNALMAIPNLVALLLLSPIVFRMTREYFADPINRRV; translated from the coding sequence GTGGAGGTGATCGCGGATTGGGTCGGCACGATCAACGGGCTTGTCTGGGGCCCTCCCATGCTGGTTCTCATCTTGGGAACCGGGTTCTTCCTGATGCTCGGCCTACGCTTGATGCCGATCCTCAAGTTGGGGTACGGATTCAAGATGCTGTGGGCCGGGCGGCATGCTCAAGGCGAAGGCAACATCACGCCCTTCAACGCCTTGATGACCTCGCTTGCAGCGACGATCGGGACGGGGAACATCGCCGGTGTCGCCACGGCGATTGCGATCGGTGGACCCGGTGCCCTGTTCTGGATGTGGTGCACGGCGCTCGTCGGCATGGCCACCAAGTATGCCGAGGGCGTCCTGGCGGTGAAATACCGCGAGGTGGATGAAAAGGGCAACTACGTCGGTGGCCCGATGTACTACATCAAGAACGGACTGGGTCGTCGATGGCTCTGGCTTGGCACCGCCTTCGCGATCTTCGGGGGGCTCGCCGGATTCGGGATCGGCAACATGGTCCAGGCCAATTCGGTGTCGCACGCCCTCAACGGCACCTTCGCGATCCCGGAGCTCTGGTCGGGGATCGCGATGGCCGTGCTGGTCGGTTTGGTCCTGATCGGCGGCATTCGTTGGATCGCCCAGGTCGCCGGCAAGCTGGTTCCCTTCATGGCGATCGCCTATGTCGTCGGTGGTTTGGTGGTCTTGGCCTTCAACGTCGACCAGATTCCGCAAGCCATCTATCAGATCGTGTTGCACGCCTTCTCGCCGACGGCCGCTGCGGGCGGATTTGCGGGCGCAACGCTGATGCTGGGCATCCAGATGGGCGTGGCCCGCGGCATCTTCTCCAACGAGGCCGGTCTAGGTAGCGCCCCCATCGCGCATGCGGCCGCGCAGAGCCACGATCCCATCCAGCAGGGCACGGTCGCCATGCTCGGCACCTTCATCGACACCATTATCATCTGCACCATCACTGGCTTGGTGATTATGGTCACGGGGGTCTGGACGAGCGGAGAGACGGGCGCGGGCCTATCCTCGGCGGCCTTCAGTGCCGGCCTGCCGTCGGTGGGCGGTTACATCGTGACCCTCGGGCTGGCGCTCTTTGCCTTTACGACCATCCTGGGGTGGAGCGTCTACGGCGAACGCTGTGTGGAATACCTGTTGGGGATCCACGCCATCGTTCCCTTTCGGCTGGTCTGGGTCGCGGTCATTCCGGTCGGGGCGATGCTCGAGCTTGATTTCATCTGGCTGGTCGCCGATACGCTCAATGCCCTGATGGCGATTCCCAATCTGGTCGCACTGCTCTTGCTCAGCCCGATCGTCTTTCGGATGACGCGAGAATACTTCGCAGATCCGATCAACCGCCGGGTCTAG
- a CDS encoding BolA family protein — MNRKTRIEDTLKTTFDPMHLEVVDESHMHSVPAGAESHFKILVVSEAFADKSLVARHRLLNRALSSELEGGLHAIALHTWTPEEWFAKGGVAPESPPCQGGSKATPH, encoded by the coding sequence ATGAACCGAAAAACCCGCATCGAGGACACCCTGAAGACCACCTTCGACCCCATGCATCTCGAGGTCGTCGACGAAAGCCACATGCATTCGGTGCCTGCCGGCGCCGAATCCCACTTCAAGATCCTGGTGGTCAGCGAGGCCTTCGCCGACAAGAGCCTGGTCGCGCGGCATCGTCTCCTCAATCGCGCCCTGAGCAGCGAGCTCGAAGGCGGACTCCACGCCATCGCTCTACACACCTGGACCCCGGAGGAGTGGTTCGCCAAAGGCGGCGTTGCCCCCGAATCGCCGCCCTGCCAGGGCGGCTCGAAGGCGACGCCGCACTAG
- a CDS encoding ankyrin repeat domain-containing protein — protein sequence MNILIRILALAAIAILVAFAAFHPSDSTPEAEGSELLDLAEQGDLSALNALLKPSTTVDVRDSCDWTPLMKAALYGHLDVVERLLEAGAEIDARDKGGYTAMMLAASNDHASIVDLLLRNGAMIDHQEQTEGWTALIWTAGKGHDETVEVLLRHGADRTLKDFAGRSAADHAREAGHLALVERLSGQQG from the coding sequence ATGAACATCCTCATCCGTATTCTTGCACTCGCGGCGATCGCGATCCTCGTCGCCTTTGCCGCCTTTCACCCATCGGACTCGACCCCGGAAGCAGAGGGTTCGGAACTGCTCGACCTTGCCGAGCAAGGCGATCTCTCCGCCTTGAACGCCCTCTTGAAGCCATCTACGACGGTCGATGTTCGCGACAGCTGCGACTGGACGCCGCTCATGAAGGCCGCACTTTACGGGCACCTCGATGTCGTCGAGCGGCTCCTCGAGGCCGGTGCCGAGATCGACGCCCGGGACAAGGGCGGTTACACGGCCATGATGCTCGCGGCCTCGAACGATCACGCATCGATCGTGGATTTACTGTTGCGCAACGGCGCCATGATCGATCATCAAGAGCAGACCGAAGGCTGGACGGCCTTGATCTGGACCGCCGGAAAAGGCCACGACGAGACGGTCGAGGTCCTACTGCGCCATGGCGCCGATCGTACCCTCAAGGACTTCGCGGGGCGCTCGGCGGCGGACCACGCACGCGAGGCCGGTCACCTGGCCCTCGTCGAGCGTCTTTCGGGACAACAAGGCTAG
- the trkA gene encoding Trk system potassium transporter TrkA, with translation MKIIILGAGQVGTSVAANLVSEANDITVVDHNPDLLRELQDRFDLRTILGHGAHPDVLRRAGAEDADMIIAVTNSDETNMVACQVAYTLFHTPTKIARVRAQSFLDQPKLFGTDALPIDFPISPEALVTEYILRLVENPGTLQVLDFAGGRIRLVAVKAYYGGPLVGHELRTLHEHMPKVDARVGAIYRHDRAIEPQGDTVIEADDEIFFVAAPVHIRSVMSELRRLDRPYKRLIIAGGGNIGTRLAGALEVNYRVKVIERDLKRCKRIAENLEKTIVLHGDAADRDLLLEENIENTDVFCAVTDDDEANILSAMLAKRLGARKVMALINRPSYVELVQSGAIDIAISPQQATIGSLLKHIRRGDVVVVHSLRRGAAEAIEAIAHGDETSSKVIGRSIENIRLPRGTSIGAIVRGDEVLMAHHDTVIAPEDHVILFLQDKARIPEVERLFQVGVTFL, from the coding sequence ATGAAGATCATCATCCTCGGTGCCGGCCAAGTCGGGACCTCGGTGGCCGCCAATCTGGTCAGCGAGGCGAACGATATCACCGTCGTCGATCACAACCCGGACCTGCTCAGGGAGCTTCAGGATCGTTTCGATCTGCGCACCATCCTGGGCCACGGTGCGCACCCGGACGTGCTGCGTCGCGCGGGTGCGGAAGATGCCGACATGATCATCGCGGTCACCAACAGCGACGAGACCAATATGGTGGCCTGCCAGGTCGCCTACACGCTCTTTCACACCCCGACCAAGATCGCGCGGGTGCGGGCGCAGAGCTTTCTCGATCAACCCAAGCTGTTCGGGACCGATGCCCTGCCGATCGACTTTCCGATCAGTCCGGAGGCATTGGTCACCGAGTACATCCTGCGTCTGGTCGAAAACCCCGGGACCTTGCAGGTGCTCGACTTCGCGGGGGGACGCATCCGACTGGTCGCGGTCAAGGCCTACTACGGCGGACCCCTGGTCGGGCACGAGCTGCGCACCCTGCACGAGCACATGCCCAAGGTCGACGCGCGTGTCGGTGCCATCTACCGTCATGATCGGGCCATCGAGCCCCAAGGCGATACGGTCATCGAGGCCGACGACGAGATCTTCTTCGTCGCCGCCCCCGTGCACATCCGCTCGGTCATGAGCGAGCTGCGGCGTCTCGACCGTCCCTACAAGCGTCTGATCATCGCCGGCGGCGGCAATATCGGTACGCGGCTCGCGGGAGCGCTGGAGGTCAACTATCGGGTCAAGGTCATCGAGCGCGATCTGAAACGCTGCAAGCGTATTGCCGAGAATCTCGAGAAGACGATCGTGCTGCACGGCGACGCGGCGGATCGTGATCTGCTCCTGGAAGAGAATATCGAGAACACCGACGTCTTTTGCGCCGTCACCGACGACGACGAGGCGAATATCCTCTCGGCGATGCTCGCGAAGCGGCTCGGCGCACGCAAGGTCATGGCCCTGATCAACCGCCCGTCCTACGTCGAGCTGGTGCAATCCGGGGCCATCGACATCGCCATCTCGCCGCAGCAGGCGACCATCGGAAGCCTGTTGAAGCACATCCGGCGCGGCGACGTCGTCGTCGTGCATTCTCTGCGACGCGGCGCGGCGGAGGCCATCGAGGCCATCGCCCACGGCGACGAGACCTCGAGCAAGGTGATCGGACGCAGCATCGAGAACATCAGGCTCCCGCGGGGCACCAGTATCGGTGCGATCGTTCGCGGCGACGAGGTCCTGATGGCGCACCACGACACCGTGATCGCACCGGAAGACCACGTCATCCTCTTCCTTCAGGACAAGGCGCGGATCCCGGAGGTCGAGCGACTGTTCCAGGTGGGGGTCACGTTTCTCTAA
- a CDS encoding sigma-54-dependent transcriptional regulator — MSATHVLVVDDEPDIRGLVQEILEDEGYAVVSAENGESARHALRERRPDLILLDIWMPDLDGITLLREWSEEEDGLPCPVIMMSGHGTVETAVEATRLGAYDFLEKPLSMAKLLLTVERALEADKLQKENIGLKRRAPQVHEPVGRSATLQRLREQVKRIAQHDTWVLITGDAGSGRETFARYLHSQSARRERPFVDLSVSTLAGGNAALELFGAEDGEHTHYGNLEKAAGGTLLLDEVADMELDAQAKLLGALDTGAFIRVGGTEPVRIDVRIIAATQRNLEEEVRAGRFREDLFYHLNVVPLNIPPLREHAEDVPDLLNFYLDYFATHEKLPYRRFSVGAQNYLRNYSWPGNVRELKNLVQRVLILGAGDEISQKEVESALGAPPASQGQALEGLVSFDQPLRQAREQFEKAYLDYQLEKHTGNVSKMAKEAGMERTHLYRKLRSLGIEIKERR; from the coding sequence ATGAGTGCAACGCACGTCTTGGTGGTCGACGACGAGCCCGACATCCGGGGTCTCGTCCAAGAGATCCTGGAGGATGAAGGCTACGCCGTGGTGAGCGCGGAAAACGGCGAATCCGCCCGGCACGCGCTGCGCGAGCGCCGCCCGGATCTGATCCTGCTCGATATCTGGATGCCCGATCTGGACGGCATTACGCTGCTGCGCGAGTGGTCGGAAGAGGAGGACGGTCTGCCCTGCCCGGTCATCATGATGTCCGGGCACGGCACCGTGGAGACCGCCGTGGAGGCGACCCGGCTCGGCGCCTACGATTTTCTCGAGAAGCCGCTCTCGATGGCCAAGCTCCTGCTCACCGTGGAGCGGGCACTCGAGGCCGACAAGCTTCAGAAGGAGAACATCGGGCTCAAACGTCGCGCACCTCAGGTACACGAGCCGGTCGGGCGCAGTGCGACCCTGCAACGCCTGCGCGAGCAGGTGAAGCGAATCGCTCAACACGACACCTGGGTGTTGATTACCGGGGATGCGGGCAGCGGTCGGGAGACCTTCGCGCGCTATCTGCACTCACAGAGCGCGCGCCGCGAGCGTCCCTTCGTCGATCTGAGTGTCTCCACGCTCGCCGGGGGCAATGCCGCGCTCGAGCTCTTCGGAGCCGAGGACGGCGAGCACACCCATTACGGGAATCTGGAAAAGGCCGCGGGCGGGACACTGCTGCTCGACGAGGTCGCCGACATGGAGCTGGATGCCCAGGCCAAGCTGCTCGGCGCACTCGATACCGGAGCCTTCATCCGCGTCGGGGGAACCGAGCCGGTGCGGATCGATGTGCGGATCATCGCCGCGACCCAGCGCAATCTCGAAGAGGAGGTGCGTGCCGGGCGTTTCCGCGAGGATCTCTTCTACCATCTCAACGTCGTCCCGCTGAACATCCCTCCGCTGCGAGAACACGCCGAGGATGTCCCGGATCTGCTGAACTTCTATCTCGACTATTTCGCGACCCACGAGAAGCTGCCGTACCGCCGCTTCAGCGTGGGTGCGCAAAACTATCTGCGCAACTACTCCTGGCCGGGCAACGTGCGCGAGCTCAAGAACCTGGTGCAACGGGTCCTGATCTTGGGTGCCGGGGACGAGATCAGTCAGAAGGAGGTCGAATCCGCGCTCGGTGCACCGCCGGCATCCCAGGGACAGGCGCTCGAAGGCCTGGTCTCGTTCGATCAGCCGCTGCGCCAGGCGCGCGAGCAGTTCGAGAAGGCCTATCTGGATTACCAGCTCGAAAAACACACAGGCAACGTCAGCAAGATGGCCAAGGAGGCGGGAATGGAACGCACGCATCTCTACCGCAAGCTCCGCTCGCTGGGGATCGAGATCAAGGAGCGGCGTTGA
- a CDS encoding sensor histidine kinase, with product MNQTSNSLENSASRSVRGLARLRGLGALPVAALILALFVVLVLMRDAVENSETLSRAFVPLLSVVLAGLGALAILVIVNIVKLVRRYRQQAAGSRLTGRILVLFVLVSLLPVGVVYYFSLGFLLRGIDSWFDVEIGQAMQDALVLNQASLDLNQRVLARYTEQLIAGIEDRSSTAIALSLDNLRRQAGAIELTVYTAGGQVLGNANEDPTQLVPNQAEREIQQSVRAGNNYVGLESDLGGELIVRVLVQDPRGRDMKMQAIFPTSARITELSERLENAYNRYTELAYLRQSLKLSFSLTLSLVLLFGVMAAVIAAFHIARRLVAPVADIARGTRAIAEGDYEQQLPLPKHDDELAFLVASFNAMTRRIARARDAANRSQQAVETQRNYLETVLGRLSSGVIAFDADQRLRTANPAARQILSLAFAEDEPPELARVERELPWLTPWTETVRSHILAGEDWRAEIELDRGENRQTLMCRGSPLPLPDSEQRGHVVVFDDISSLITAQRNAAWGEVARRLAHEIKNPLTPIQLSAERLRHKLLAKADEADAKIIDRSTRTIVQQVEAMKAMVNDFSDYARTPHIHAEPLELDRLAQEVLDLYRSAGTSALEVDLGAPGVQVRGDPLRLRQVVHNLIKNAQEAMDGRPDARIAVSTRVARENGLSLVELEVADNGPGFEEHLFERLFEPYVTTKAKGTGLGLAIVKKIVEEHRGIIKVENTGQGAMIRIRLPIRQGTRSVPEGREQDEKR from the coding sequence ATGAATCAAACGTCGAACTCGCTCGAAAATTCAGCATCTCGCTCTGTACGCGGTTTAGCACGCCTGCGCGGACTCGGCGCCTTGCCGGTCGCGGCATTGATCCTGGCGCTCTTCGTCGTCCTGGTTCTGATGCGCGATGCGGTCGAGAACTCCGAGACCCTGAGCCGTGCCTTCGTGCCCCTGCTCTCGGTGGTGTTGGCCGGTCTGGGCGCGCTCGCCATTCTCGTCATCGTCAACATCGTCAAGCTGGTCCGCCGTTATCGGCAGCAAGCGGCCGGATCGCGCCTGACCGGGCGGATCCTGGTGCTCTTCGTGCTTGTCTCCCTGCTGCCGGTCGGCGTGGTCTACTACTTCTCGCTCGGATTCCTGCTGCGCGGGATCGACAGCTGGTTCGACGTGGAGATCGGCCAAGCCATGCAGGACGCGCTGGTCTTGAATCAGGCCTCGCTCGATCTCAATCAGCGGGTCCTGGCCCGGTACACCGAGCAGCTCATCGCCGGGATCGAGGATCGCTCCTCGACCGCGATCGCACTGAGTCTGGACAATCTGCGGCGTCAGGCCGGCGCCATCGAGCTGACCGTCTACACCGCCGGCGGCCAAGTGCTCGGCAACGCCAACGAGGATCCGACCCAGTTGGTTCCGAATCAGGCGGAGCGCGAGATCCAGCAGAGCGTGCGCGCCGGCAACAACTATGTCGGCCTGGAAAGTGATCTCGGCGGCGAGTTGATCGTGCGGGTGTTGGTGCAGGATCCGCGTGGGCGAGACATGAAGATGCAGGCGATCTTCCCGACCTCGGCACGCATCACCGAGCTCTCGGAGCGGTTGGAAAACGCCTACAATCGCTACACCGAGCTGGCGTATCTGCGCCAGTCGTTGAAGCTGAGCTTCTCTTTGACCCTGTCGTTGGTGCTCCTGTTCGGCGTCATGGCGGCGGTGATCGCCGCCTTTCATATCGCACGACGCCTCGTCGCACCGGTTGCGGATATCGCGCGCGGCACCCGCGCGATCGCCGAGGGCGACTACGAGCAACAGCTCCCGCTGCCCAAACACGACGACGAGCTCGCCTTTCTGGTCGCCTCGTTCAACGCAATGACGCGGCGCATCGCCCGGGCACGGGATGCCGCAAACCGCAGCCAGCAAGCCGTCGAGACCCAGCGCAACTATCTCGAAACGGTCCTGGGGCGTCTGTCTTCCGGCGTCATCGCCTTCGATGCCGACCAACGTTTAAGGACCGCCAACCCGGCGGCGCGTCAGATCCTCTCCCTTGCCTTTGCCGAAGACGAGCCGCCGGAGCTCGCGCGCGTGGAGCGCGAGCTGCCCTGGCTCACACCCTGGACCGAGACGGTGCGCAGCCATATCCTCGCGGGCGAGGACTGGCGTGCCGAGATCGAGCTCGATCGCGGCGAGAACCGTCAGACCCTGATGTGCCGGGGCAGCCCGTTACCGCTTCCGGACAGCGAGCAGCGGGGTCACGTCGTGGTCTTCGACGACATCAGCTCGTTGATCACCGCGCAGCGCAATGCGGCCTGGGGCGAGGTGGCCCGACGCCTGGCCCACGAGATCAAGAACCCATTGACGCCGATTCAGCTCTCCGCGGAGCGTCTGCGGCATAAGCTGCTCGCCAAGGCCGACGAGGCGGACGCGAAGATCATCGATCGCTCGACCCGGACCATCGTTCAACAGGTCGAGGCCATGAAGGCGATGGTCAACGATTTCTCCGACTACGCCCGCACGCCGCACATCCACGCCGAGCCCTTGGAGCTCGACCGACTCGCCCAAGAGGTGCTGGACCTGTATCGCAGCGCCGGCACGAGCGCCCTCGAGGTGGATCTCGGTGCGCCGGGGGTGCAGGTGCGCGGCGATCCGTTACGCTTGCGTCAAGTGGTTCATAATCTGATCAAGAACGCGCAGGAGGCGATGGACGGGCGTCCCGACGCGCGCATCGCGGTGTCGACGCGCGTCGCACGCGAGAATGGCTTATCGCTCGTCGAGCTCGAGGTCGCCGACAACGGGCCGGGATTCGAGGAGCATCTCTTCGAGCGTCTGTTCGAGCCCTATGTGACCACGAAGGCCAAAGGAACCGGTCTGGGTTTGGCCATCGTGAAGAAGATCGTCGAGGAACACCGCGGTATCATCAAGGTCGAGAATACCGGTCAAGGCGCGATGATTCGGATCCGCCTGCCGATCCGGCAGGGGACCAGGTCCGTGCCCGAGGGCCGAGAACAGGATGAAAAACGATGA
- a CDS encoding DUF4390 domain-containing protein, translating into MLAPVLLLVSVAAGAAKDGLRVEQVETRLVDDTYFMNAMLDYRFSPEALEALENGVPLTILVQIQVRRVGAWLWEDSRVDMQLRYAIRYKPLSERYEVYRLPGNEGRSFVSRDAAIRALGEITDLSLIGASSLDADTDYEVHIRTSLDIEELPLPLRPMAYLKPSWKLSSGWSKWPLTP; encoded by the coding sequence ATGCTCGCACCCGTGCTCTTGCTGGTCAGCGTCGCAGCGGGCGCAGCCAAGGACGGGCTGCGGGTCGAGCAGGTCGAGACGCGACTCGTCGACGACACCTACTTCATGAATGCCATGCTGGACTACCGGTTCAGCCCCGAGGCGCTCGAGGCGCTCGAGAACGGCGTGCCGCTGACCATCCTGGTGCAGATTCAGGTCCGTCGTGTCGGGGCCTGGCTTTGGGAGGACAGCCGCGTGGATATGCAGCTGCGCTACGCCATTCGCTACAAGCCGCTCTCGGAGCGCTACGAGGTCTACCGGCTTCCCGGCAACGAGGGCCGCAGCTTCGTCAGCCGCGATGCCGCCATTCGCGCGCTCGGCGAGATCACCGATCTATCCTTGATCGGCGCATCGAGTCTCGACGCCGACACGGACTACGAGGTCCACATCCGGACCTCGCTCGACATCGAAGAGCTGCCGCTTCCGCTGCGTCCGATGGCCTACCTGAAACCGTCCTGGAAACTCTCCAGCGGGTGGAGCAAGTGGCCTTTAACGCCTTAA
- the rsmB gene encoding 16S rRNA (cytosine(967)-C(5))-methyltransferase RsmB has protein sequence MAERRPQAPGPARHPVGAESRAAAALALFGVRGRGQSLTRVLEHRRLASQAPAERALTQEMVYGSLRTLPRLEALVARLLNHPVKPADKDLESLILIGLYQLIAMDTPDHAAVAATVEASRLIGKPDKAALVNALLRRFLRERETLMAEVDREPAVRWLFPEWLLDRLRENWPEDWEQIVRTSNARAPMSLRVNRTRIDRRAYLGTLAAAGITARPIPDCDMGLTLDQPRPTHELPGFEAGLVSVQDGGAQLAADLLDARPGQRVLDACAAPGGKTAGILERAENRLDLLAIDNAPARLKSIRDTLARLGLSAEVALGDAAEPRGSWTAKPFDRILLDVPCSATGVIRRHPDIKWLRRDADIPALCALQDRILDAAWPLLAPRGRLLYATCSLIADENQHRIGAFLERHPDARECPIATTLGRALSHGIQLLPREGANDGFYFALIERPAS, from the coding sequence TTGGCTGAGCGCCGGCCGCAGGCCCCCGGCCCGGCAAGACATCCCGTCGGCGCCGAATCCCGCGCGGCTGCCGCACTGGCACTCTTCGGCGTGCGCGGCCGCGGCCAGTCGCTCACGCGCGTGCTCGAGCACAGGCGCTTGGCGTCACAGGCGCCCGCCGAACGCGCACTCACACAAGAGATGGTCTACGGCTCGCTGCGCACCCTGCCGCGCCTGGAGGCACTGGTCGCGCGCTTGCTCAATCACCCCGTCAAACCCGCGGACAAGGATCTCGAATCACTGATCCTGATCGGCCTGTATCAGCTCATCGCGATGGACACGCCCGACCACGCGGCGGTCGCCGCAACGGTCGAGGCCAGTCGCCTCATCGGCAAGCCCGACAAGGCAGCCTTGGTGAACGCACTGCTGCGTCGGTTTCTGCGCGAGCGCGAAACACTGATGGCCGAGGTCGATCGAGAACCTGCCGTGCGCTGGCTCTTTCCCGAATGGCTGCTCGACCGCCTGCGCGAGAACTGGCCGGAGGATTGGGAGCAGATCGTGCGGACCAGCAACGCCCGCGCGCCCATGAGCCTGCGCGTGAACCGCACCCGGATCGATCGGCGCGCCTATCTCGGCACGCTGGCCGCCGCCGGCATCACCGCACGGCCCATACCCGACTGCGACATGGGCCTGACGCTCGATCAGCCGCGCCCGACCCATGAACTGCCCGGCTTCGAGGCCGGGCTGGTCTCGGTGCAGGACGGGGGCGCTCAGCTGGCGGCCGATCTACTGGATGCGCGCCCCGGCCAGCGTGTCCTAGACGCCTGCGCCGCGCCCGGCGGAAAGACCGCCGGCATCCTGGAACGCGCCGAGAACCGGCTCGATCTGCTGGCCATCGACAATGCGCCGGCGCGGCTCAAATCGATCCGCGACACACTCGCGCGACTGGGCCTGAGCGCCGAGGTCGCACTCGGGGACGCGGCCGAGCCAAGAGGCAGCTGGACCGCCAAGCCCTTCGATCGCATCCTGCTCGACGTGCCCTGCTCGGCCACCGGCGTGATCCGTCGCCATCCCGATATCAAATGGCTGCGACGCGACGCCGACATCCCGGCACTGTGCGCCTTGCAGGATCGGATCCTCGACGCTGCCTGGCCATTGCTCGCACCGCGCGGGCGGCTGCTGTATGCAACCTGCTCCTTGATCGCGGACGAGAACCAGCACCGCATCGGCGCCTTTCTGGAACGTCATCCGGATGCGCGAGAGTGTCCGATCGCGACGACCCTGGGCCGCGCGCTCTCTCACGGCATCCAACTGCTTCCTCGGGAAGGGGCGAACGACGGCTTTTATTTCGCGCTGATCGAACGTCCCGCGTCATGA
- the fmt gene encoding methionyl-tRNA formyltransferase, with translation MRTLRIIFAGTPDFAVPSLAALLDAPAERPGMPPLQVVAVYTQPDRPAGRGRQLQASPVKALALTRGLPVIQPESLKKDPDAVARLAALEADLMVVVAYGLLLPVSVLDAPRLGCVNVHASLLPRWRGAAPIQRALLAGDTETGVCIMRMEAGLDTGPVYHRVATPIGPLDTGADLHDRLAVLGAGALIDALPGIADGSLIPEPQAEDQVTYAHKLTKDEAIIDWDQPAENIGRMIRAYNPWPVAQTRLDTETLRVWEAEIDAERTTHAAPGSVIGAGKSGIEVAAGQGIVRIVRLQPPGKRAMAAADFLNARSMDGARLG, from the coding sequence ATGAGAACCCTGAGGATCATCTTCGCCGGAACGCCCGACTTCGCCGTTCCCAGCCTTGCCGCACTCCTGGATGCACCGGCCGAACGACCGGGGATGCCGCCGCTGCAGGTCGTCGCGGTCTACACCCAGCCTGACCGACCGGCCGGGCGCGGCCGCCAGCTCCAGGCAAGCCCGGTGAAAGCCCTTGCCCTGACGCGCGGCCTGCCGGTCATCCAGCCCGAGAGCCTCAAGAAGGATCCGGACGCCGTCGCGCGGCTGGCCGCCCTCGAGGCCGACCTGATGGTGGTCGTGGCCTACGGACTGCTTCTTCCGGTCTCCGTGCTGGACGCCCCCCGTCTGGGCTGCGTGAACGTTCATGCCTCGCTGCTGCCGCGATGGCGCGGTGCGGCGCCGATCCAGCGCGCGTTGCTCGCCGGCGACACCGAGACCGGCGTCTGCATCATGCGGATGGAGGCCGGGCTGGATACCGGCCCCGTCTATCATCGCGTCGCGACACCCATCGGACCACTCGACACCGGCGCCGATCTGCACGACCGACTCGCCGTGCTGGGCGCCGGTGCGCTGATCGATGCCTTGCCCGGCATCGCCGACGGATCGCTGATTCCCGAGCCGCAAGCCGAGGATCAGGTGACCTATGCACACAAACTCACGAAGGACGAGGCCATCATCGACTGGGACCAGCCTGCCGAGAACATCGGTCGTATGATCCGCGCCTATAACCCCTGGCCGGTCGCCCAAACGCGCCTCGACACCGAGACCCTGCGGGTCTGGGAGGCCGAGATCGACGCCGAGCGGACGACGCACGCCGCGCCCGGGAGCGTGATCGGCGCGGGCAAATCGGGTATAGAGGTCGCCGCCGGCCAAGGGATCGTGCGCATCGTCCGTCTCCAGCCGCCCGGCAAACGGGCGATGGCGGCCGCGGATTTTCTCAACGCCCGATCGATGGACGGCGCTCGGCTTGGCTGA
- the def gene encoding peptide deformylase: MAKLDILTFPDPRLRRKAIPVARVDADIVRLVDDMLETMYAAPGIGLAAIQVNVPRRVVVIDVSENHDAPLCLINPEILSREGEEEMDEGCLSVPGFFETVKRAERVRVQALDREGQPFTLDADGLLAVCIQHEIDHLDGKLFVDHISMLKRQRIRRKLEKEQRHSASEPEQRRGVL; the protein is encoded by the coding sequence ATGGCAAAGCTCGATATCCTGACCTTCCCGGATCCCAGACTCCGCCGCAAGGCAATTCCGGTCGCGCGCGTCGATGCCGACATCGTGCGGCTGGTCGACGACATGCTCGAGACGATGTATGCCGCACCCGGCATCGGCTTGGCCGCGATCCAGGTCAACGTGCCGCGCCGGGTCGTGGTGATCGATGTCTCGGAGAACCACGACGCGCCACTGTGCCTCATCAACCCCGAGATCCTCTCGCGCGAAGGCGAGGAGGAGATGGACGAGGGCTGTCTCTCCGTCCCCGGCTTCTTCGAGACGGTGAAGCGCGCGGAGCGCGTGCGCGTCCAGGCGCTGGATCGCGAAGGCCAACCCTTTACGCTCGATGCCGACGGCCTGCTCGCGGTGTGCATCCAGCACGAGATCGATCATCTCGACGGCAAGCTCTTTGTCGATCACATCTCGATGCTCAAACGCCAGCGCATCCGCCGCAAGCTCGAAAAGGAGCAGCGCCATTCCGCGAGCGAGCCCGAGCAACGTCGGGGTGTATTGTGA